Proteins encoded in a region of the Mucilaginibacter sabulilitoris genome:
- a CDS encoding ATP-binding protein, producing the protein MQKITASWLQSLEAFNNVPEDQLQWLLENSIDNVFEDGDFLMEPGEPMSGPHIMVEGSMRFFMMQSGFRREFVVVGPGNITGYLPFSRGKISKGYAQAIGHLQIRSFNTELIPEMIRNHYELTQALVNIMTTRVRDFTAYQQQNEKMMALGKLSAGLAHELNNPASAIVRDSLTLKKHLEQEPESIKAIFTMKIEPQQITDVTKLLFEILDDKNSTRLSLKQRTQREDQIIEWLEEHEIENSYDIAESFVDFSFTVETLEKFSEIIPGENLTHVLNWISDMLITEKMVRDIQESARRIAELVSSVKTFTHMDRAQDKQYADIHIGIRNTLTMLGYKIRKGNINVIEDFDETLPEVKALIGELNQVWTNLIDNAIDAMDANGKGTLTIKTRRDREFVEVFIVDDGPGVPADIQSLIFDPFFTTKEMGKGTGMGLEVVQRIVKQHRGSIKVKSEPGHTVFSVCFLIDG; encoded by the coding sequence ATGCAAAAGATAACCGCGTCCTGGCTGCAATCGCTCGAAGCCTTTAATAATGTACCTGAAGATCAGCTGCAATGGCTGTTAGAAAATAGTATCGATAATGTATTTGAAGATGGAGACTTCCTGATGGAACCCGGCGAGCCCATGAGCGGTCCGCATATTATGGTTGAGGGCAGCATGCGTTTTTTTATGATGCAAAGCGGTTTCAGGCGCGAATTTGTAGTTGTTGGCCCGGGCAATATTACCGGCTACCTGCCCTTTTCAAGGGGCAAAATTTCAAAGGGGTATGCACAAGCCATCGGTCACTTGCAAATACGCAGCTTTAATACCGAGCTGATACCCGAAATGATACGCAACCATTATGAGCTTACACAAGCCCTGGTAAATATTATGACCACCCGCGTTCGCGATTTTACGGCTTATCAACAGCAAAACGAAAAAATGATGGCATTGGGTAAACTTTCGGCAGGGCTTGCCCATGAATTGAATAACCCGGCATCGGCTATTGTACGCGATTCGCTTACACTTAAAAAGCACCTTGAACAGGAGCCTGAAAGTATCAAAGCGATATTTACCATGAAAATTGAGCCGCAGCAGATAACCGATGTTACCAAGCTCCTGTTTGAAATACTTGACGATAAAAACTCAACCCGGCTTAGCCTTAAACAGCGTACGCAGCGCGAAGACCAGATAATTGAGTGGCTTGAGGAGCATGAAATAGAAAACAGTTATGATATTGCCGAAAGCTTTGTTGATTTTAGCTTTACTGTTGAAACCCTTGAAAAATTCAGTGAAATTATACCGGGCGAAAACTTAACCCATGTATTAAACTGGATAAGCGACATGCTAATAACCGAAAAAATGGTTCGTGATATACAGGAATCAGCAAGGCGCATTGCCGAATTAGTAAGCTCTGTTAAAACCTTTACCCACATGGACCGCGCGCAGGATAAACAATATGCCGACATACATATTGGCATACGCAACACGTTAACTATGCTGGGTTACAAGATCAGGAAAGGAAACATTAACGTTATTGAAGACTTTGATGAGACCCTGCCCGAAGTAAAGGCCCTTATTGGCGAACTTAATCAGGTATGGACCAACCTTATTGATAACGCTATTGATGCCATGGATGCTAACGGCAAAGGTACCTTAACTATTAAAACCCGCCGCGACCGTGAGTTTGTGGAAGTTTTTATAGTAGACGACGGTCCCGGTGTTCCGGCAGATATCCAAAGCCTGATATTTGATCCGTTTTTTACAACAAAAGAAATGGGCAAGGGTACTGGCATGGGCCTTGAGGTTGTACAACGGATTGTAAAGCAACATCGGGGCTCTATCAAAGTAAAATCAGAACCGGGCCACACCGTATTCAGCGTTTGTTTTCTGATTGACGGATAG
- a CDS encoding AraC family transcriptional regulator, translating into MKPLLLKVSSGPAHSFSVRHDVLPDINNRWHCHPELELIYFKKGSGTQFIGDSIKQFKAGDMVLVGSNLPHYWRFDDAYFHHDENIKVEMIVVHFCENFWGDQFLQLPENKLIKVLLERSKRGLQISGSTKEKMAALLAAMLNTDGADRIIMLLTALNTLATSNPVNYLTSIGFKYDHNESENDRLNNIYEYSVRNFRKKIYLDEIAEIAGVSSNSFCRYFKSKTRKTYSQFIIEIKVGYACKLLIENKLNIKQLCYDSGFNNFSTFHKHFKQVTGKSPLMYQKEFTKN; encoded by the coding sequence ATGAAACCGCTTTTATTAAAAGTTTCTTCGGGACCCGCGCATTCATTTAGTGTTAGGCACGATGTGTTGCCCGATATAAATAACAGGTGGCATTGCCATCCTGAGCTTGAGCTGATATACTTTAAAAAAGGCAGCGGAACCCAGTTTATTGGCGACAGCATTAAACAGTTTAAAGCAGGAGATATGGTGCTGGTAGGTTCAAACCTGCCGCATTACTGGCGTTTTGACGATGCTTATTTTCATCATGATGAAAATATAAAAGTTGAAATGATTGTAGTGCATTTTTGCGAAAACTTTTGGGGCGACCAGTTTTTACAACTCCCCGAAAACAAACTAATAAAAGTTTTACTGGAACGCTCCAAGCGAGGGTTGCAGATAAGCGGGAGCACCAAAGAGAAGATGGCGGCTTTACTTGCCGCCATGCTCAACACCGATGGCGCCGACAGGATTATTATGCTGCTTACCGCCCTCAATACCTTAGCCACCAGTAACCCGGTGAATTACTTAACATCAATTGGCTTTAAGTACGATCATAATGAATCTGAAAACGACAGGCTGAATAACATTTATGAATACTCGGTTCGTAACTTCCGGAAAAAAATATACCTGGATGAGATTGCTGAAATTGCCGGTGTAAGTTCCAATTCCTTTTGCCGGTATTTTAAATCAAAAACCCGTAAAACCTATTCGCAGTTTATTATCGAAATAAAAGTGGGTTATGCCTGCAAACTGTTAATTGAAAACAAGCTGAATATTAAGCAACTATGTTATGATAGCGGGTTTAATAATTTTTCTACTTTTCATAAACACTTTAAACAGGTAACGGGTAAAAGTCCGCTGATGTATCAAAAGGAATTTACCAAGAACTAA
- a CDS encoding GNAT family N-acetyltransferase, translated as MIHIQIKPLQNIPQIRAELSGMLIEVVANGGSVGFMHPLSLSDANAFWDSALAAAFRSERIILGAFDGDKLVGTVTLLLNLPPNQPHRAEIAKMMTRVSHRGRGIAKALLQTAESLAIEQGKNLLVLDTAQEEGASGLYEKLGFTLTGIIPDYALKPHGGLTATMIYWKRIG; from the coding sequence ATGATCCATATCCAAATAAAGCCTTTGCAAAACATACCGCAAATTCGCGCAGAGCTAAGCGGGATGCTGATTGAGGTAGTGGCTAATGGAGGTTCGGTTGGTTTTATGCACCCCTTGTCATTAAGCGATGCCAATGCTTTTTGGGACAGCGCGCTGGCTGCGGCCTTCCGTAGTGAGCGGATAATTCTGGGCGCTTTTGATGGAGACAAACTTGTGGGTACAGTAACATTGCTGCTCAATCTTCCGCCCAACCAGCCGCACCGCGCCGAAATTGCTAAAATGATGACCCGCGTAAGCCATAGGGGCAGGGGCATTGCTAAAGCACTATTGCAAACGGCCGAAAGCTTGGCTATTGAACAGGGAAAAAACTTGCTGGTGTTGGATACCGCACAGGAAGAAGGTGCATCCGGATTGTATGAAAAACTTGGCTTTACTTTAACCGGCATAATTCCCGATTATGCGCTAAAGCCGCACGGAGGTTTAACAGCCACCATGATCTATTGGAAAAGGATAGGATGA
- a CDS encoding IS110 family RNA-guided transposase, which yields MEKMHFHAAGIDIGARKLFVGLESQPVRSFETFTSDLESLKHYLLEHKVSTVAMEATGVYWYVLYDILLDAGLDVWLVDGRQTRQLPGRKTDVKDCQWIQQLHSYGLLNRCYVSEGHIKELRSYQRLREDHLRSAAMHVQHMQKALIEMNIRLPEVLSQVHGVSGMALIDAILQGERDPAKLFSLCHKKIRENKGEEVLKALQGHYTAQGLFALGQAYKGYGFYQGQIQECDSQIDRVLQRINRDKSLPPGISGGKRKAIRHNKPNIDNLGDHLLKIFDGKDATKLPGITDYNWLQLYTEVGSDLSRWPSEKHFTSWLGLSPGHDRSGKKNKSKSKGKPTVGQIFKQMAHGLLNSKYIGWGSFARRLRGRKGPAIAIKATARKLAAQYWRLIVKGADFVEKGLHSYENILKEQKQRRLERLALELNMKLVPA from the coding sequence ATGGAAAAGATGCATTTTCATGCAGCGGGCATAGATATAGGCGCCCGTAAGCTATTCGTGGGGCTTGAAAGTCAGCCGGTTCGTTCGTTTGAAACTTTCACCAGTGATCTGGAATCACTTAAGCATTATTTATTGGAGCATAAAGTAAGTACGGTAGCCATGGAAGCGACAGGAGTTTACTGGTATGTGCTTTATGATATTCTTTTGGATGCGGGATTAGATGTGTGGCTTGTTGACGGGCGGCAGACACGGCAGTTACCAGGCAGAAAAACAGATGTAAAGGATTGCCAGTGGATACAGCAGTTGCATAGCTATGGTTTACTGAACCGCTGTTATGTTTCAGAGGGGCATATCAAAGAATTGCGTAGTTATCAGCGTCTTCGGGAGGATCACCTTCGGAGTGCGGCCATGCATGTTCAACACATGCAGAAGGCACTGATAGAAATGAATATCCGTTTGCCGGAGGTATTAAGCCAGGTCCATGGAGTAAGCGGCATGGCGTTGATCGATGCGATACTGCAGGGTGAGCGTGATCCTGCTAAGTTGTTTTCACTGTGCCATAAAAAGATCAGGGAGAATAAAGGAGAAGAAGTATTGAAGGCCTTGCAGGGCCATTATACAGCCCAGGGGCTTTTTGCCTTGGGTCAGGCCTATAAGGGCTATGGTTTTTATCAGGGTCAGATACAGGAATGCGACAGTCAGATTGATCGTGTTTTACAGCGGATCAACAGGGACAAGAGCCTACCGCCGGGAATAAGCGGCGGGAAACGCAAAGCGATCCGTCACAACAAACCTAATATCGATAATCTGGGGGATCACTTGTTGAAAATATTTGATGGTAAAGACGCGACCAAACTCCCGGGTATTACAGATTACAACTGGTTACAGTTATACACAGAGGTAGGTTCGGATCTTAGCCGATGGCCAAGTGAAAAACATTTCACCAGTTGGCTTGGTTTATCGCCGGGGCATGACCGTTCAGGAAAGAAAAACAAAAGTAAAAGCAAGGGTAAGCCGACCGTTGGGCAAATATTCAAACAGATGGCCCATGGATTATTGAACAGCAAGTATATCGGCTGGGGTTCATTTGCAAGAAGATTAAGGGGTAGAAAAGGCCCCGCGATAGCTATTAAAGCTACAGCCAGAAAACTGGCTGCTCAATACTGGCGTTTAATCGTAAAAGGCGCCGACTTTGTAGAGAAGGGCCTTCACTCGTATGAGAACATTCTTAAAGAACAGAAACAAAGGCGATTAGAAAGACTCGCCCTTGAATTAAATATGAAACTTGTGCCTGCTTAA
- a CDS encoding L-rhamnose mutarotase produces the protein MGHRYCLTLDLVDDETLITEYEKYHEAIWPEIQESIVGSGVTNMEIYRFGVRLCMIMETNDSFSFEKKAAADATNKKVQEWETLMWKYQQPVKGALKGEKWVLMDKIFAL, from the coding sequence ATGGGCCACAGATATTGTTTAACACTTGACTTGGTTGATGACGAAACCTTAATTACCGAATACGAAAAATATCACGAGGCTATATGGCCCGAAATACAGGAAAGCATTGTAGGTTCGGGCGTTACCAACATGGAAATATACCGTTTTGGCGTGCGTTTGTGCATGATCATGGAAACCAATGATAGTTTCAGCTTTGAAAAAAAGGCCGCTGCTGATGCTACCAATAAAAAAGTGCAGGAGTGGGAAACCCTGATGTGGAAATACCAGCAGCCGGTAAAGGGCGCGCTTAAAGGCGAGAAGTGGGTTCTGATGGATAAAATATTTGCTTTGTAA
- a CDS encoding alpha-L-fucosidase codes for MLRRTQLLLALALLIVSPVLAQKMIGNETDAQKEKRMEWWKDDRFGMFIHWGLYSGAARHEWVKHNEKIDNAGYQKYFDQFNPDLFDPQKWAAQAKAAGMKYAVLTTKHHEGFCLFDSKYTDYKAPNTQAKRDLVREYVNAFRAQGLKIGFYYSLLDWHHPDYTIDEIHPQSPKDKSDASYAALNKNRDMAKYRQYMRDQITELLTKYGKIDILWLDFSFPRADGHGKGKDEWGSVELLKLIRKLQPGIIVDNRLNLEEYKDGADFETPEQVSTKELLKYRGKTWETCQTFSGSWGYYRDENTWKTHRQLLDLLITSTSNGGNLILNVGPTARGEFDYRATRALDSLSHWMHANSTAIYNCTYAPDTYKAPDSSKLTYNQTTKRLYVHLYNYPNTGKLILPGYNGKISYAQFLNDHSELLYKPSASNTEDLVLTLPAKKPDYEIPVIELTLTN; via the coding sequence ATGCTTAGAAGAACTCAATTACTATTAGCACTGGCGCTGTTGATCGTCTCACCGGTACTGGCTCAAAAAATGATAGGCAACGAAACCGATGCACAAAAAGAAAAACGTATGGAGTGGTGGAAAGACGACCGCTTTGGCATGTTCATTCACTGGGGATTGTATTCAGGCGCGGCGCGGCACGAGTGGGTAAAGCATAATGAAAAAATAGATAACGCGGGTTACCAGAAATATTTCGACCAGTTTAACCCCGATTTGTTCGATCCGCAAAAATGGGCAGCGCAAGCCAAGGCAGCGGGGATGAAGTACGCGGTATTAACCACCAAGCACCATGAAGGTTTTTGCCTGTTCGACTCTAAATATACCGATTACAAAGCGCCCAACACCCAAGCCAAACGTGATCTGGTGCGCGAGTATGTAAATGCTTTCCGTGCACAGGGCTTAAAAATTGGGTTTTATTATTCACTGCTCGACTGGCACCACCCTGATTATACCATCGATGAAATTCACCCGCAGTCGCCTAAAGATAAAAGCGATGCCTCTTATGCAGCATTGAACAAGAACCGCGATATGGCCAAGTACCGCCAGTACATGCGCGATCAGATCACCGAACTGTTAACCAAGTACGGTAAAATAGATATCCTTTGGCTTGATTTTTCATTTCCCCGTGCAGATGGTCATGGAAAAGGAAAGGACGAATGGGGTTCTGTTGAATTGCTAAAACTGATCAGGAAATTGCAGCCCGGTATCATTGTAGATAACCGTCTTAACCTGGAAGAATATAAAGACGGCGCTGATTTTGAAACCCCCGAGCAGGTAAGTACAAAGGAGTTGTTAAAATACCGGGGCAAAACCTGGGAAACTTGTCAGACGTTTTCAGGCTCATGGGGCTACTATCGCGACGAGAATACCTGGAAAACACACCGCCAGCTGCTCGATCTGTTAATTACATCAACAAGTAATGGCGGCAACCTGATACTAAATGTTGGACCAACGGCACGAGGTGAGTTTGACTACAGGGCAACCCGCGCGCTGGACAGCCTTAGCCATTGGATGCATGCTAACAGCACAGCCATTTATAACTGTACTTATGCACCCGATACTTACAAGGCACCGGATAGTTCAAAGCTTACTTATAACCAAACTACAAAGCGCTTATATGTACACCTGTATAATTACCCTAACACCGGCAAACTAATTTTACCCGGATACAATGGTAAAATTAGTTACGCGCAGTTTTTGAATGATCATTCAGAACTTTTGTATAAGCCATCGGCTTCAAATACCGAAGATCTGGTGCTAACGCTGCCGGCCAAAAAGCCCGATTACGAGATACCGGTAATTGAGCTAACACTTACAAATTAG